The Funiculus sociatus GB2-C1 genome includes a window with the following:
- a CDS encoding M16 family metallopeptidase, protein MTSTLFKIAPAPAPTLHKLPNGLTIVAQQMPLEAVNLNIWLNVGSCVESDPINGMAHFLEHMVFKGTPQLKSGEFELLIEQRGAVTNAATSQDYTHYYITSAPKDFAQLAPLQLDVVLNPSIPDDAFERERLVVLEEIRRSEDNPRRRTFQQAMEVAFEQLPYRRPVLGPASVIEQLTAQQMRDFHASNYQPQAMTAAVVGNLPVEELIEIVAEGFSTLGSQTTNNKQQTTSNPEAAFKEIVRREYVDESVQQARLVMVWRVPGLKQLSETYPLDVLAVILGQGRMSRLFRDLREDRHLVSHIGVSNMSQQLQGVFYIGAQLPLENVAEVEAAIAQHIRTLQSELVTEAEMSRVRTQVANRFIFGNESPSDRANLYGYYHSLMGDLEPALTYPARIQCLDAEDLRIAAQQHLSPDAYGVVVVKPA, encoded by the coding sequence ATGACCTCAACCCTGTTCAAAATCGCACCTGCACCCGCTCCTACCCTGCACAAGTTGCCCAACGGTCTAACCATTGTGGCTCAGCAGATGCCTCTTGAGGCTGTGAATCTCAACATTTGGCTAAACGTCGGCTCATGTGTTGAGTCAGATCCCATCAACGGAATGGCTCACTTTTTGGAACACATGGTTTTTAAAGGGACACCGCAGCTAAAAAGTGGGGAATTTGAGCTACTGATTGAACAGCGGGGTGCGGTGACAAACGCAGCTACCAGCCAAGATTACACTCACTACTACATCACATCTGCCCCTAAAGATTTTGCCCAGTTGGCACCATTGCAGCTGGATGTGGTACTGAATCCCAGCATTCCAGATGATGCCTTTGAAAGAGAGCGATTGGTAGTTTTAGAAGAAATTCGCCGTTCGGAAGATAATCCCCGTCGCCGCACTTTCCAACAAGCGATGGAGGTGGCATTTGAACAGTTGCCTTACCGCCGTCCGGTACTGGGGCCAGCATCGGTAATTGAGCAGTTGACGGCGCAGCAGATGCGCGATTTCCACGCCAGCAACTATCAACCCCAGGCGATGACCGCGGCAGTAGTGGGCAATTTGCCTGTAGAAGAATTAATTGAAATAGTGGCAGAGGGATTTTCCACACTCGGTAGTCAGACAACAAACAACAAACAACAAACAACAAGCAACCCTGAAGCAGCGTTTAAAGAAATTGTGCGGCGCGAGTATGTTGACGAAAGTGTACAACAGGCGCGGCTGGTGATGGTTTGGCGAGTGCCAGGATTAAAGCAACTGTCCGAAACTTACCCGCTGGATGTGTTGGCGGTGATTTTGGGACAAGGCCGGATGTCGCGACTGTTTAGGGATTTGCGAGAAGATAGACACCTGGTATCGCATATTGGGGTGAGCAATATGAGCCAGCAGCTTCAGGGAGTATTTTATATTGGGGCGCAGTTACCTCTGGAGAATGTGGCAGAGGTAGAAGCAGCGATCGCGCAGCACATCCGTACCTTACAATCTGAGCTAGTAACCGAAGCTGAGATGTCCCGCGTCCGGACACAAGTGGCGAATCGGTTTATTTTTGGGAATGAATCGCCAAGCGATCGCGCTAACTTGTACGGTTATTATCATTCTCTAATGGGTGACTTAGAGCCAGCTCTAACTTACCCGGCGCGAATTCAATGCCTTGATGCTGAAGACCTTCGCATAGCTGCTCAACAGCATCTCTCCCCAGATGCTTACGGTGTGGTTGTCGTTAAGCCAGCATAA
- a CDS encoding alpha/beta fold hydrolase, producing MSVIQVNGIDLYYNIQGSSENESLLLIAGFDSDSSTWAAMMRSLVKQYQVLRFDNRGVGQSEAPNSPYSIKQMAADAAALLDYLSISQVHVAGHSMGGQIAQELALAYPEKIQSLILLSCWAKGDEKFNSLIKLFGDLTQKLEGRLYQRVLLPWLFTDAFYSIPGAMEQLITLIENQPFGPTPHGLYHQSRAILDSDTSDRLADIHCPTLVIVGKEDLLTPVRFSEQLAQGMPNAELAILEQGGHAFVVESAATVAKVMLDFLAKHRQRILRMG from the coding sequence GTGTCAGTAATTCAGGTCAACGGAATTGATTTGTACTACAACATTCAAGGTTCCAGCGAAAACGAGTCATTACTGCTGATAGCGGGGTTTGACAGTGACAGTTCAACTTGGGCTGCAATGATGCGATCGCTAGTTAAGCAGTATCAGGTGCTTCGCTTTGATAACCGAGGAGTTGGGCAAAGTGAAGCGCCAAACAGTCCTTACAGCATCAAACAAATGGCGGCTGATGCAGCCGCGCTGTTGGATTACTTGAGCATTTCTCAAGTCCATGTAGCAGGTCATTCAATGGGTGGACAGATTGCTCAAGAACTGGCTTTGGCATATCCAGAAAAAATCCAAAGTTTGATACTCCTCTCATGTTGGGCAAAGGGAGATGAAAAGTTTAATTCACTCATCAAATTGTTTGGCGACTTGACACAGAAATTAGAGGGAAGGCTTTATCAGAGGGTTCTCTTACCTTGGCTGTTTACCGATGCGTTTTACTCGATTCCAGGGGCAATGGAACAACTCATCACCTTGATTGAAAATCAACCATTTGGGCCGACACCTCATGGACTATATCACCAAAGCCGAGCTATTCTTGACAGCGATACCAGCGATCGCCTTGCAGACATTCATTGCCCTACACTCGTTATTGTTGGGAAAGAAGACCTGCTTACTCCAGTCAGATTTTCGGAGCAACTAGCTCAAGGTATGCCCAATGCTGAACTAGCTATCCTAGAGCAAGGTGGTCACGCCTTTGTGGTAGAGTCGGCGGCTACTGTAGCGAAGGTCATGCTTGATTTTCTGGCGAAGCATAGACAACGCATCCTACGGATGGGCTGA